In a single window of the Lacerta agilis isolate rLacAgi1 chromosome 15, rLacAgi1.pri, whole genome shotgun sequence genome:
- the EXO5 gene encoding exonuclease V, translating to MSGRDSGLEEAETASGFSDLSDSEFLQIEEPEAGDSEKPSSSLGPPAESEGGDVAKGSVLETGKRKRSHVPLEIFHLRYLSVTDISAQVWCEQQMVYRRELPDLTPPENIVLLNTGKSIHLARELEDHDLVTVSTTSREDSWAIKVLNLLVMLSVLQAGHRVREFPVFGVLEDIFVVGVIDQLGYTPKGELELNELKTRNNASMPSAAQKKRDRFQVFLYKYLFDAMVRGCLAPDSFLQRLHLRPEQPLGPQVQEQARKSGFTVSCFCDLLELLSLNLTHCDIPAIDRLQIEYVHQDSGAALGTEVLAYDQDEVGAAVRYFLAYWKGQRDSRGVDVEDAWKCRYCAYSGICEWRMGKAGSPAEQWKKSK from the exons ATGTCCGGGCGTGACTCCGGATTGGAGGAAGCTGAAACGGCGTCTGGCTTCTCCGATCTGAGCGACTCCGAATTCCTGCAAATCGAGGAGCCAGAGGCTGG GGATTCCGAAAAGCCAAGTTCTTCCCTCGGCCCTCCTGCAGAATCTGAGGGTGGCGATGTGGCGAAAGGGAGCGTGCTTGAaacagggaaaagaaagagaTCTCATGTGCCTCTCGAAATCTTCCACCTGCGTTACCTTTCGGTCACGGATATATCCGCACAGGTGTGGTGCGAGCAGCAAATGGTTTATAGGCGAGAGCTTCCGGACCTGACGCCTCCTGAAAATATTGTGCTGTTGAACACAGGAAAGAGCATCCACCTTGCCAGAG AGCTGGAAGACCATGACCTGGTGACGGTCAGCACCACAAGCCGAGAAGATTCCTGGGCGATAAAGGTGCTGAATCTTCTGGTGATGCTTTCAGTGCTGCAGGCAG GTCACCGTGTGCGAGAATTTCCAGTGTTTGGAGTGCTGGAAGACATCTTCGTGGTTGGGGTCATTGATCAGCTGGGTTATACACCCAAAGGAGAGCTGGAGCTGAATGAGCTGAAGACCCGGAACAATGCCTCCATGCCTTCGGCGGCACAGAAAAAGCGGGATCGTTTTCAG GTCTTTCTGTATAAGTATCTCTTTGACGCCATGGTGCGAGGGTGCCTGGCACCGGATAGTTTCCTCCAGCGGCTTCACCTGAGGCCCGAACAGCCGCTTGGCCCCCAAGTCCAGGAGCAGGCCCGGAAGTCGGGTTTCACGGTGAGCTGCTTTTGCGACCTCCTGGAGCTGCTCTCCCTCAACCTGACACACTGTGACATCCCCGCCATCGACCGTTTGCAAATCGAGTACGTCCACCAGGATTCCGGCGCCGCACTTGGCACGGAGGTCTTGGCCTATGACCAAGACGAGGTCGGAGCCGCAGTGCGGTATTTCTTGGCCTACTGGAAAGGGCAGCGGGACTCCCGAGGGGTGGATGTCGAGGACGCCTGGAAGTGCCGCTATTGTGCCTACTCCGGCATTTGCGAATGGAGGATGGGGAAGGCCGGCAGCCCAGCGGAGCAATGGAAAAAGTCCAAGTGA